Proteins from a genomic interval of Amycolatopsis sp. cg13:
- a CDS encoding RNA polymerase sigma factor: MRHKPPREPDEEHLLRRTARGDRAAFEELYRRTSPWLAIRLRHRCSDDEIVLEVMQETYLAVWRAAGSFAGVVAGGSAVGWVWTIAVRRLIDAYRRRAHHAHPPPAVQEALSAPAAEDEALAGTVGDSVGDALRSLAPELREVLQAMVLDGLSVRETAILLDLPEGTVKTRARRARIAMREALS; this comes from the coding sequence GTGAGACACAAGCCACCCAGGGAGCCGGACGAGGAGCACCTCCTCCGGCGCACCGCCCGCGGTGACCGTGCGGCGTTCGAAGAGCTCTATCGCCGCACGTCGCCGTGGCTCGCGATTCGCCTGCGGCACCGCTGTTCCGACGACGAGATCGTCTTGGAAGTGATGCAGGAGACCTACCTCGCCGTGTGGCGCGCCGCGGGTTCGTTCGCGGGCGTCGTCGCCGGCGGCTCCGCCGTGGGCTGGGTGTGGACGATCGCGGTGCGGCGGCTCATCGACGCCTACCGGCGGCGTGCGCACCACGCGCATCCGCCTCCCGCGGTGCAGGAAGCGCTGTCCGCGCCGGCTGCCGAGGACGAGGCGCTGGCCGGCACGGTCGGCGATTCGGTGGGCGACGCCTTGCGCAGTCTCGCGCCGGAGCTGCGCGAGGTGCTGCAAGCCATGGTGCTCGACGGATTGTCGGTCCGGGAGACCGCGATCCTGCTGGACCTGCCGGAGGGCACGGTCAAAACCCGGGCCCGCCGTGCCCGGATCGCGATGCGGGAGGCGTTGTCGTGA
- the efeO gene encoding iron uptake system protein EfeO → MPQFRKTSTAVLTSLGALVALTACDSTNSASGPSGAAAGGPIKVEASDTACSVSATTAAAGNLTFEIANKGTKVTEFYLYAEGDRIMGEVENIAPGLNRRLIVEVPDPGKYQTACKPGMAGNGIRGDFTVTGGAQGQSNASAQKTAATKSYATYVENNSSALETETAKFVAAVKAGKVDEAKAEYARTRVFYERIEPVAEKFGDLDPSIDAREADVEPGQQFTGFHRLEKDLWTTGLKPDSPQIADKLLTDVKALVAKTKTLQLSVLDLANGAKGLLDEVATKKITGEEETFSHTDLWDFQANLDGSKGAIAALRPILQERDATLVSTLDKEFANVQGLLDKTRSGDGFKYYNELSQDQIKAFASAVDALSEPLSKVAEVVAR, encoded by the coding sequence GTGCCCCAGTTCCGCAAAACCTCGACGGCTGTGCTCACCAGTCTCGGCGCGCTCGTCGCGCTGACCGCCTGCGACAGCACGAACTCCGCGTCCGGTCCTTCCGGCGCGGCCGCGGGCGGGCCGATCAAGGTCGAGGCGTCCGACACCGCGTGCTCGGTGTCGGCGACGACCGCGGCCGCGGGCAACCTGACCTTCGAGATCGCCAACAAGGGCACCAAGGTCACCGAGTTCTACCTCTACGCCGAGGGCGACCGGATCATGGGCGAGGTCGAGAACATCGCGCCGGGACTGAACCGGCGGCTCATCGTCGAGGTCCCGGACCCGGGCAAGTACCAGACCGCGTGCAAGCCGGGCATGGCGGGCAACGGCATCCGCGGCGACTTCACCGTCACCGGCGGCGCGCAGGGCCAGAGCAACGCCAGCGCGCAGAAGACCGCTGCCACCAAGAGCTACGCGACCTACGTCGAGAACAACAGCTCGGCGCTGGAGACCGAAACCGCGAAGTTCGTCGCCGCGGTCAAGGCGGGCAAGGTCGACGAGGCGAAGGCCGAGTACGCACGCACTCGCGTGTTCTACGAGCGGATCGAGCCGGTCGCGGAGAAGTTCGGCGACCTCGACCCGTCGATCGACGCCCGCGAGGCCGATGTCGAGCCGGGCCAGCAGTTCACCGGCTTCCACCGGCTGGAGAAGGACCTGTGGACCACCGGCCTCAAGCCGGACAGCCCGCAGATCGCCGACAAGCTGCTCACCGACGTCAAGGCACTCGTCGCCAAGACCAAGACGCTGCAGCTGAGCGTGCTGGACCTGGCCAACGGCGCGAAGGGCCTGCTCGACGAGGTCGCGACGAAGAAGATCACCGGCGAGGAGGAGACCTTCTCGCACACCGACCTGTGGGACTTCCAGGCCAACCTCGACGGTTCCAAGGGCGCGATCGCGGCGCTGCGGCCGATCCTGCAGGAGCGCGACGCGACCCTGGTGTCCACTTTGGACAAGGAGTTCGCGAACGTGCAGGGGCTGCTCGACAAGACCCGCTCCGGGGACGGTTTCAAGTACTACAACGAGCTCTCCCAGGATCAGATCAAGGCGTTCGCGTCGGCGGTCGACGCGCTGAGCGAGCCGCTCAGCAAGGTCGCGGAGGTCGTGGCGCGGTGA
- a CDS encoding zf-HC2 domain-containing protein, which translates to MNHVSDRMLAGYVAGRALPGDEAWAIEGHLEKCAQCRARLAGASTTEVAGLLDAVWAGLEPDLAHAPQPMPRRAARLLNCWATPVMVPWLLMVLVVGALSVYLDRSLHDGLSFVQLLSPVLPVFGVAAAWTRGLDPSYELTAATPRAGLELILRRTTAVVVPVLAVLFAAGWLVGARMGLGLLPSLAFTTGTLALGTFIGVAWAASILIGLWLGALVVPSVAFGSSALLEAAAWPGWLAAAVVAAVFVVLRRNSFTQLAAHH; encoded by the coding sequence ATGAACCACGTATCCGACCGGATGCTCGCCGGTTACGTCGCCGGTCGCGCACTGCCGGGGGACGAGGCATGGGCGATCGAAGGGCACCTGGAGAAGTGCGCGCAATGCCGGGCGCGGCTCGCCGGTGCGTCGACCACTGAGGTGGCCGGTCTGCTCGACGCCGTCTGGGCCGGGCTGGAGCCGGACCTCGCGCACGCACCGCAGCCGATGCCGCGCCGGGCCGCGAGATTGCTGAATTGCTGGGCGACCCCGGTGATGGTGCCGTGGCTGCTGATGGTCCTCGTAGTCGGCGCGCTGTCGGTCTACCTCGACCGGTCACTGCACGACGGGCTGTCGTTCGTGCAGCTGCTTTCCCCGGTGCTGCCGGTCTTCGGGGTCGCGGCGGCATGGACTCGCGGGCTCGATCCGTCATACGAACTCACTGCGGCCACCCCGCGAGCCGGGTTGGAGCTGATCCTGCGGCGGACCACTGCGGTCGTGGTGCCGGTGCTGGCGGTGCTGTTCGCCGCCGGCTGGCTGGTCGGCGCGCGCATGGGGCTCGGGTTGCTGCCGAGTCTCGCGTTCACCACGGGGACCCTCGCGCTCGGCACGTTCATCGGCGTCGCCTGGGCGGCGTCGATCCTGATCGGACTGTGGCTCGGCGCGCTGGTGGTGCCAAGCGTCGCGTTCGGGAGCTCGGCGCTGCTGGAGGCCGCAGCCTGGCCGGGCTGGCTGGCGGCCGCCGTCGTCGCGGCCGTGTTCGTAGTGCTTCGCCGGAACAGCTTCACGCAGCTTGCTGCGCATCACTGA
- the mfd gene encoding transcription-repair coupling factor: MSGLLQAILPDPALRGVVERAGAPLLELQGAVAVRQLVAAALAEDPERGGAGRPVLAVTATGREADELTASLSALLGPGRVADFPSWETLPHERLSPRADTVGRRLEVLHRLHVGDEELRVVVATVRSLIQPMAPGLGSLAPVDLVVGEEQSFEDLLERLVELAYTRVDMVEKRGEFAVRGGILDLFGPTAQHPVRVEFWGDEVSEIRAFAVADQRSLPGEIQRVTAPPCRELLLTPDVKTRAAELATTYEADAHLAEMLTKLSGGIPVEGMEALIPVLCEGELALLTDSMPQGSHVLLADPEKIRARAADLVRTGQEFLEASWTTAAAGGQAPIDLGASAYRELSEIAAHAQDTKRPWWTLTQLTSEDPDVYRVGIEPAPAYRGELERAMTDLRAHLASGGTGVLVVAGQGTASRAVEQLMAAEVPAKHAEVLADVPPAGVVTVTCGGLAEGFVSPERALVVLSEADLTGRGATAGSSTKDLNTKMPSRRRGAVDPLALKAGDYVVHDQHGIGRFVEMVQRTVAGATREYLLLEYASSKRGQPGDRLFVPTDQLDEVSRYVGGELPTLNKLGGSDWKNTKARAKKAVKEIAAELVQLYAARQAAPGHAFGQDTPWQSELEDAFPFTETNDQLAAIDEVKSDMERGVPMDRVICGDVGYGKTEIAVRAAFKAVQDGKQVAVLVPTTLLAQQHLNTFTERMRSFPVTIKGLSRFTHKAESDRILEQLADGEVDIVIGTHRLLQTGIRYKDLGLVIVDEEQRFGVEHKEHIKALRTHVDVLTMSATPIPRTLEMSLAGIREMSTILTPPEDRHPILTYVGAYDDKQVGAAVRRELLRDGQVFYVHNRVSSIEKAAKRIRELVPEARVVTAHGQMNEDKLEKIIQGFWENEYDVLVCTTIVETGLDISNANTLIVERGDMLGLAQLHQLRGRVGRGRERGYAYFLYPPEAPLTETAHDRLATIAQNTELGAGMAVAMKDLEIRGAGNILGAEQSGHIAGVGFDLYVRLVGEAVEAFRRHAGAEPAEDEELAEVRVDLPVDAHIPHDYVPGERLRLEAYRKIASAPDTAALDAVREELVDRYGQPPAPVTRLLAVAAFRHTCRAAGVTEVAVQGNTIRFAPLPLMDSQLVRLKRLYPKALYKAVTNTVSVPKPTEGPAGGRMGAPVLRDQELLDWCTKLLGQLTKTPAAV, encoded by the coding sequence CTGTCCGGACTCCTCCAAGCCATCCTTCCCGACCCAGCGCTGCGCGGCGTTGTCGAGCGCGCCGGCGCCCCGCTGCTCGAACTGCAAGGCGCTGTCGCCGTACGGCAGCTCGTGGCCGCCGCGCTGGCCGAAGACCCCGAGCGCGGCGGCGCGGGCCGTCCGGTGCTGGCCGTCACCGCCACCGGGCGCGAAGCCGACGAGCTGACCGCGTCGCTCAGCGCGCTGCTGGGCCCCGGCCGGGTGGCCGATTTCCCGTCCTGGGAGACGCTGCCGCACGAGCGCCTTTCGCCGCGCGCGGACACGGTCGGGCGGCGGCTGGAGGTGCTGCATCGGCTGCACGTCGGCGACGAGGAGCTGCGCGTCGTGGTCGCGACCGTGCGCAGCCTCATCCAGCCGATGGCTCCCGGGCTCGGGTCGCTCGCGCCGGTCGACCTGGTCGTCGGCGAGGAACAAAGCTTCGAGGACCTGCTCGAACGGCTTGTCGAGCTGGCGTACACGCGCGTGGACATGGTCGAGAAGCGCGGCGAGTTCGCGGTCCGCGGCGGCATCCTCGACCTGTTCGGGCCCACCGCGCAGCATCCGGTCCGCGTCGAGTTCTGGGGCGACGAGGTCAGCGAGATCCGCGCGTTCGCGGTGGCCGACCAGCGGTCGCTGCCCGGCGAGATCCAGCGGGTCACCGCGCCGCCGTGCCGCGAGCTGCTGCTCACGCCGGACGTCAAGACGCGCGCGGCGGAGCTGGCCACCACGTACGAGGCCGACGCGCACCTGGCCGAAATGCTCACCAAGCTGTCCGGCGGCATCCCGGTCGAGGGCATGGAGGCGCTCATCCCGGTGCTCTGCGAGGGCGAGCTGGCCCTGCTCACCGATTCGATGCCGCAAGGCAGCCACGTGCTGCTGGCCGATCCGGAGAAGATCCGCGCCCGCGCGGCCGACCTCGTCCGCACCGGCCAGGAGTTCCTCGAAGCCTCCTGGACCACCGCCGCGGCGGGCGGGCAAGCCCCGATCGACCTCGGCGCGTCGGCGTACCGCGAGCTGTCCGAGATCGCCGCGCACGCGCAGGACACCAAGCGCCCGTGGTGGACGCTCACCCAGCTGACCAGCGAAGACCCGGACGTCTACCGCGTCGGCATCGAGCCCGCGCCCGCCTACCGGGGCGAGCTGGAACGCGCGATGACCGACCTGCGCGCGCACCTCGCGTCCGGCGGCACCGGCGTGCTCGTCGTCGCCGGACAGGGCACCGCCAGCCGCGCGGTCGAGCAGCTGATGGCGGCCGAGGTCCCGGCGAAGCACGCCGAGGTGCTCGCCGACGTGCCGCCCGCCGGGGTCGTCACGGTCACCTGCGGCGGGCTCGCGGAGGGCTTCGTCTCGCCGGAACGGGCGCTCGTGGTGCTGTCCGAGGCGGACCTGACCGGCCGCGGCGCCACCGCTGGATCGTCCACAAAGGACTTGAACACGAAGATGCCGTCGCGCCGTCGCGGCGCGGTCGACCCGCTGGCGCTCAAGGCGGGCGACTACGTGGTGCACGACCAGCACGGCATCGGCCGGTTCGTGGAAATGGTGCAGCGCACGGTCGCCGGCGCGACCCGGGAGTACCTGCTGCTGGAGTACGCCTCGTCCAAGCGCGGCCAGCCCGGCGACCGGTTGTTCGTGCCCACCGACCAGCTCGACGAGGTGTCCCGCTACGTCGGCGGCGAGCTGCCCACGCTCAACAAGCTCGGCGGCTCGGACTGGAAGAACACCAAGGCACGCGCCAAAAAAGCGGTCAAGGAGATCGCCGCCGAACTGGTGCAGCTCTACGCCGCCCGCCAGGCCGCGCCCGGGCACGCGTTCGGCCAGGACACGCCGTGGCAGTCCGAGCTGGAAGACGCGTTCCCGTTCACCGAGACCAACGACCAGCTCGCGGCCATCGACGAGGTCAAGTCGGACATGGAGCGCGGCGTCCCGATGGACCGGGTGATCTGCGGCGACGTCGGCTACGGCAAGACCGAGATCGCGGTGCGCGCGGCGTTCAAGGCGGTGCAGGACGGCAAACAGGTGGCCGTGCTCGTGCCGACCACGCTGCTCGCGCAGCAGCACCTGAACACGTTCACCGAGCGCATGCGGTCGTTCCCGGTCACCATCAAGGGCCTTTCACGGTTCACGCACAAGGCCGAATCGGACCGGATCCTCGAACAGCTCGCCGACGGCGAGGTCGACATCGTGATCGGCACGCACCGGCTGCTGCAGACCGGCATCCGCTACAAGGACCTCGGCCTCGTGATCGTCGACGAGGAACAGCGGTTCGGCGTGGAGCACAAGGAACACATCAAGGCGCTGCGCACGCACGTCGACGTGCTCACCATGTCGGCGACGCCGATCCCGCGCACGCTGGAGATGTCGCTGGCGGGCATCCGCGAGATGTCGACCATCCTCACCCCGCCGGAAGACCGGCACCCGATCCTGACCTACGTCGGCGCGTATGACGACAAGCAGGTCGGCGCCGCGGTCCGGCGCGAGCTGCTGCGCGACGGCCAGGTCTTCTACGTGCACAACCGGGTGTCGTCGATCGAGAAAGCGGCGAAACGGATCCGCGAGCTGGTGCCGGAGGCGCGCGTCGTCACCGCGCACGGGCAGATGAACGAGGACAAGCTCGAAAAGATCATCCAGGGCTTCTGGGAGAACGAGTACGACGTCCTCGTCTGCACCACGATCGTCGAGACCGGCCTGGACATCTCCAACGCCAACACGCTGATCGTGGAACGCGGCGACATGCTCGGCCTCGCTCAGCTGCACCAGTTGCGCGGCCGCGTCGGGCGCGGCCGCGAGCGCGGATACGCGTACTTCCTGTACCCGCCGGAAGCGCCGCTCACCGAGACCGCGCACGACCGGCTCGCCACCATCGCGCAGAACACCGAACTCGGCGCGGGCATGGCGGTCGCGATGAAGGACCTGGAGATCCGCGGCGCGGGCAACATCCTCGGCGCGGAACAGTCCGGGCACATCGCGGGCGTCGGATTCGACCTGTACGTCCGGCTCGTCGGCGAAGCGGTCGAAGCGTTCCGGCGGCACGCGGGCGCGGAGCCGGCGGAGGACGAGGAACTGGCCGAAGTCCGCGTCGACCTGCCGGTGGACGCGCACATCCCGCACGACTACGTCCCCGGCGAACGCCTGCGGCTGGAGGCGTACCGCAAGATCGCGTCGGCCCCGGACACCGCGGCGCTCGACGCGGTGCGCGAGGAACTGGTCGACCGCTACGGCCAGCCGCCCGCGCCGGTCACGCGGCTGCTCGCGGTCGCCGCGTTCCGGCACACCTGCCGGGCCGCAGGCGTCACCGAGGTCGCGGTGCAGGGCAACACGATCCGGTTCGCGCCGCTTCCGTTGATGGACTCGCAGCTGGTGCGGCTGAAACGCTTGTACCCCAAGGCGTTGTACAAGGCGGTCACCAACACGGTGTCGGTGCCGAAGCCGACCGAAGGCCCCGCAGGCGGCCGGATGGGCGCGCCGGTGCTGCGGGACCAGGAACTGCTCGACTGGTGCACGAAGCTGTTGGGCCAGCTGACGAAAACCCCGGCGGCGGTGTGA
- a CDS encoding MazG family protein yields the protein MTGTVVLVHGATLPAAALPLLRTRAVYAATDVDAAQLGVPPVGQSFADIVLLAASRTEPTAAAMLAAGAQLIETPVPPLVEAVEVMDRLRSPGGCPWDARQTHESLRQYLVEETYELLEAIEDNDRAALREELGDVLLQVLFHARVAAEHGRAPFTIDDVAGDLVDKLVGRHPNVFADAARIATAEHQELKWEELKQAEKQRKSIVDGVALGQPAVALAGKLGQRSGRAGIPLDLFPQDSSAPAHLFRTAATARRGGLDPEGELRAVAKQFARDIRAAETAARKAGVEPATLEAEGWRKFWPSA from the coding sequence GTGACCGGCACCGTAGTCCTGGTCCACGGCGCGACCCTGCCCGCGGCCGCATTGCCCCTGCTTCGCACCCGTGCGGTGTACGCCGCGACCGACGTCGATGCCGCGCAGCTCGGCGTCCCGCCAGTAGGCCAATCCTTCGCGGACATCGTCCTGCTCGCCGCGTCCCGCACGGAACCGACCGCCGCCGCGATGCTCGCCGCCGGCGCGCAACTGATCGAAACCCCCGTGCCCCCGCTCGTGGAAGCGGTCGAGGTCATGGACCGCCTGCGCTCCCCGGGCGGCTGCCCCTGGGACGCCCGGCAGACGCACGAATCCCTGCGGCAGTACCTAGTCGAGGAAACGTACGAACTGCTGGAAGCCATCGAGGACAACGACCGCGCGGCCTTGCGCGAGGAGCTGGGCGACGTCCTCCTGCAAGTCCTGTTCCACGCCCGGGTCGCGGCGGAACACGGCCGGGCCCCCTTCACCATCGACGACGTCGCGGGCGACCTGGTGGACAAACTGGTAGGCCGTCACCCCAACGTCTTCGCCGACGCGGCCCGCATCGCGACGGCCGAGCACCAGGAACTGAAGTGGGAAGAGCTGAAGCAGGCGGAGAAGCAGCGTAAGTCCATTGTGGACGGTGTGGCGCTGGGTCAGCCCGCTGTCGCGTTGGCCGGAAAACTGGGCCAGCGCAGCGGCCGGGCCGGAATTCCGCTGGACCTCTTCCCGCAGGACTCCTCGGCCCCCGCCCACCTGTTCCGCACCGCGGCGACCGCGCGTCGAGGCGGGTTGGATCCGGAGGGCGAGCTTCGTGCGGTAGCCAAGCAGTTCGCCCGCGACATCCGAGCGGCGGAGACAGCGGCTCGGAAGGCCGGGGTGGAACCAGCGACGCTGGAGGCTGAGGGCTGGCGGAAGTTCTGGCCGTCGGCTTGA
- a CDS encoding ABC transporter ATP-binding protein — protein sequence MRAVEAAEVAPATYAWEIQAQALKVRVGRKKMAVDGLDLTLGTGVHGLLGPNGAGKTTLIRTLATVLRPTDGELSLLGEPIGGHFEQRGLRRRIGYLPQTFGYYKRFTVREFVEYMAWLKEMPKREVPGAVQRAIERVGLAERAEDKMKTLSGGMVRRVGIAQAIVNDPVLLLLDEPTAGLDPAQRLRFRELLQEIGRDACVVVSTHLVEDVAAACSDVVLFADGKLVFQGTPADLASAGDAADVGDSPIERGYSALLGHAQGKGSW from the coding sequence ATGCGGGCTGTGGAAGCCGCCGAGGTCGCTCCGGCGACCTACGCCTGGGAAATCCAAGCACAGGCACTCAAAGTACGGGTCGGCCGCAAGAAGATGGCGGTCGACGGTCTCGACCTCACGCTCGGCACGGGGGTGCACGGGCTGCTCGGGCCGAACGGCGCGGGCAAGACCACCTTGATCCGCACGTTGGCCACGGTGCTGCGGCCGACGGACGGCGAGCTGTCGCTGCTCGGAGAGCCGATCGGGGGGCACTTCGAGCAGCGCGGCCTGCGCCGGCGGATCGGATATCTGCCGCAGACCTTCGGGTACTACAAGCGGTTCACCGTCCGCGAGTTCGTCGAATATATGGCGTGGCTCAAGGAAATGCCCAAGCGTGAGGTGCCGGGCGCGGTCCAGCGCGCGATCGAGCGGGTCGGTCTCGCCGAGCGTGCCGAGGACAAAATGAAGACCCTGTCCGGCGGCATGGTCCGCCGGGTCGGCATCGCGCAGGCGATCGTGAACGACCCGGTGCTTCTGCTGCTCGACGAACCCACCGCCGGTCTCGATCCGGCGCAGCGACTGCGTTTCCGGGAGCTGCTGCAGGAAATCGGCCGGGACGCGTGCGTCGTCGTGTCCACCCACCTGGTCGAAGACGTCGCCGCGGCGTGCTCGGACGTCGTCCTGTTCGCCGACGGGAAGCTGGTTTTCCAAGGCACGCCAGCCGATCTGGCCTCGGCGGGCGATGCGGCGGACGTCGGCGACAGCCCGATCGAGCGCGGTTATTCGGCGCTGCTCGGCCACGCGCAGGGGAAGGGGTCTTGGTGA
- a CDS encoding LLM class flavin-dependent oxidoreductase: MVAVAQPRFGVWAVVYGSWGPFDHPADPVDASWERNRRLIVEADRLGFDSTLIAQHVVNPFGDELDQLETWTSAAALAALTERIEIIAAIKPYLVHPVVLAKQALQIQEISGGRFGLNLVNAWFKPELARAGIPFAEHDERYEYGREWISVVRGLLAGERVSFEGKHFHVDGYQLRPAGSSPTVYVGGESDPARALVADKADVWFINGQPQENVARLIEDVATRPRVGPPVRFGLSAFVVARETDAEAEAELAALWELAEAGKARWEALVADADPKAVMFQTFAKYPHIGTNGGTAAGLVGSYDTVAQRIREWADLGIETFMLQFQPFEAEMRRFAEHVIPRVRLTSSKLELAR, from the coding sequence GTGGTCGCTGTGGCACAGCCGCGGTTCGGGGTATGGGCGGTCGTCTACGGGTCGTGGGGCCCGTTCGATCATCCGGCCGATCCGGTGGACGCGAGCTGGGAACGCAACCGGCGGCTGATCGTCGAGGCCGACCGGCTCGGTTTCGATTCGACGCTCATCGCCCAGCACGTGGTGAATCCCTTCGGCGACGAACTGGACCAACTGGAGACGTGGACGTCCGCGGCGGCGCTCGCCGCGCTCACCGAGCGGATCGAGATCATCGCGGCGATCAAGCCGTATCTCGTGCACCCGGTGGTGCTGGCCAAGCAGGCGCTGCAGATCCAGGAGATCAGCGGCGGCCGGTTCGGGCTGAACCTGGTCAACGCCTGGTTCAAGCCGGAATTGGCGCGAGCGGGCATTCCGTTCGCCGAGCACGACGAACGGTACGAGTACGGCCGCGAGTGGATCAGCGTCGTGCGCGGCCTGCTGGCCGGCGAGCGGGTTTCGTTCGAGGGCAAGCACTTTCACGTCGACGGCTACCAGTTGCGGCCCGCTGGTTCGTCTCCGACCGTGTACGTGGGCGGCGAGTCGGACCCGGCGCGAGCGCTGGTGGCGGACAAGGCCGACGTGTGGTTCATCAACGGGCAGCCTCAGGAGAACGTCGCCCGGCTGATCGAGGACGTCGCCACCCGCCCGCGCGTCGGCCCGCCAGTCCGATTTGGACTGTCCGCGTTCGTGGTCGCCCGCGAAACCGACGCCGAGGCGGAAGCGGAACTGGCGGCGTTGTGGGAACTGGCCGAGGCGGGCAAGGCGCGCTGGGAGGCGCTTGTCGCGGACGCCGATCCGAAGGCGGTGATGTTTCAGACGTTCGCGAAGTACCCGCACATAGGCACGAACGGCGGCACCGCGGCCGGGCTGGTGGGCAGTTACGACACTGTCGCACAGCGGATCCGCGAGTGGGCTGACCTGGGAATCGAGACGTTTATGCTGCAATTTCAGCCCTTCGAAGCGGAGATGCGCCGGTTCGCCGAGCACGTGATCCCCCGCGTGCGCTTGACTTCAAGCAAGCTTGAACTTGCACGGTAG
- the efeB gene encoding iron uptake transporter deferrochelatase/peroxidase subunit — MTSQAGTEEGTQVSRRKLFGLAGAGVALAGAGAAAGVGFDRLGGDTPAAAATSKVDFHGEHQAGIVTPAQPNLHFAALDVTTKDAKKLRELLRTWTAAARRMTAGEEVGPNGALAGSAQAPPDDTGEALDLPASDLTLTIGFGPSLFDDRFGLAAKRPPQLIDLPAFPKDKLDPARSGGDLCIQACANDPQVAVHAVRNLVRLGFGVTEVRWSQLGFGRSSSTSRSQQTPRNLFGFKDGTNNVKAEDTDVLRDQVWAQAGDGQAWMAGGTYLVARRIRMHIETWDRETLAGQEQIVGRTKGSGAPLGQTGEFDQVDLQVGGAGGTPLIAEDAHIRLASRQTRKGVQILRRGYNFVDGSDGVGHLEAGLFFLAFNRDTRTQYVPMQQVLSSKDAMMEYLQHTGSAHFAIPPGLTPTSNWGDGLFA; from the coding sequence GTGACATCTCAAGCAGGGACCGAGGAGGGAACCCAGGTTTCCCGCCGGAAGCTGTTCGGGCTGGCCGGTGCGGGGGTCGCGTTGGCCGGCGCGGGCGCGGCGGCTGGAGTCGGCTTCGACCGGCTCGGCGGCGACACCCCTGCCGCGGCCGCGACGTCCAAGGTCGACTTCCACGGCGAGCACCAGGCCGGCATCGTCACCCCGGCCCAGCCGAACCTGCATTTCGCCGCGCTCGACGTGACCACGAAGGACGCCAAGAAGCTCCGCGAACTGCTGCGCACCTGGACTGCCGCGGCACGGCGGATGACCGCGGGCGAGGAGGTCGGCCCGAACGGCGCGCTCGCCGGGTCCGCGCAAGCCCCGCCCGACGACACCGGCGAGGCGCTCGACCTGCCCGCCTCCGATCTGACGCTGACGATCGGCTTCGGTCCCTCGCTCTTCGACGACCGGTTCGGACTCGCCGCGAAACGTCCGCCGCAGCTGATCGACCTGCCCGCGTTCCCGAAGGACAAACTCGACCCGGCCCGCAGCGGCGGCGACCTGTGCATCCAGGCCTGCGCGAACGATCCGCAGGTGGCGGTGCACGCGGTCCGCAACCTGGTGCGGCTGGGCTTCGGCGTCACCGAGGTGCGCTGGTCGCAGCTCGGGTTCGGCCGCAGTTCGTCGACGTCGCGCTCGCAGCAGACGCCGCGCAACCTGTTCGGTTTCAAGGACGGCACCAACAACGTCAAGGCCGAGGACACCGACGTGCTCCGCGACCAGGTGTGGGCGCAGGCCGGCGACGGACAGGCGTGGATGGCCGGCGGCACCTACCTGGTGGCGCGCCGGATCCGGATGCACATCGAAACCTGGGACCGCGAGACGCTTGCCGGACAGGAGCAGATTGTCGGGCGCACCAAGGGAAGCGGTGCGCCGCTCGGGCAAACCGGCGAGTTCGACCAGGTCGACCTGCAGGTCGGCGGCGCGGGCGGAACGCCGCTGATCGCCGAAGACGCGCACATCCGGCTGGCCTCGCGCCAGACGCGCAAGGGCGTGCAGATCCTGCGCCGCGGCTACAACTTCGTCGACGGCTCCGACGGCGTCGGCCACCTCGAGGCGGGGCTGTTCTTCCTGGCGTTCAACCGGGACACGCGCACGCAGTATGTCCCGATGCAGCAGGTGCTTTCGTCGAAGGACGCGATGATGGAGTACCTGCAGCACACCGGTTCCGCGCACTTCGCGATCCCGCCGGGTCTCACCCCGACCAGCAACTGGGGTGACGGGCTCTTCGCCTGA
- a CDS encoding PPOX class F420-dependent oxidoreductase — translation MFTDAELSYLADQPLARVATQQPNGTLQVSPVAFSWNPDTQTIDVSGYNLTKSRKYRNVEANGQVAIVIDDQPSTKPMRIRCLEIRGRAEAVPNAFEPDGHLDGAVIRIYPQRIISMGIEDPDREPLEVKPNNRNV, via the coding sequence ATGTTCACCGACGCAGAACTCAGCTACCTGGCCGACCAGCCGCTCGCCCGGGTCGCCACGCAGCAGCCGAATGGAACCCTGCAGGTCAGCCCGGTCGCGTTTTCCTGGAATCCGGACACGCAGACCATCGACGTGTCCGGCTACAACCTGACGAAGAGCCGGAAGTACCGCAACGTCGAGGCCAACGGCCAGGTCGCCATCGTGATCGACGACCAGCCCTCGACGAAGCCCATGCGCATCCGCTGCTTGGAGATCCGCGGCCGGGCGGAAGCCGTGCCGAACGCCTTCGAACCGGACGGCCACCTCGACGGCGCTGTCATCCGCATCTACCCCCAACGCATCATCAGCATGGGCATCGAGGACCCCGACCGTGAACCGCTCGAGGTGAAGCCGAACAACCGGAATGTGTGA